The sequence tagttacgggaccgcctgctgttaccttatgcctccgatcgacccgtacgctctcacagagagggtcttctcagggtgccgtccgccaagcaatgtcggctggcggcccccaggggaagggccttctctgttggagcacctaccctctggaacgaacttccgcctggtttgcgtcaattacccgaccttcggacctttcgccgtgaattgaaaacgcacttgtttatccaagcgggactggcttaattttttaaacttttgaattttaatcattttaattggggtatttttatgaattttatgggtcaaatttgacggttttaaatttatagaatatgttattttaatttttgttttaatttgtatattgtactgtttttttttaatctggctgtacaccgccctgagtccttcgggagaagggcggtataaaaatctaaataataaataaataaataaataaatttcctgtgcgacgatcagctgtgtgacgatcagctgtgctgcgccgtttatattctctagaaagcaggaaatcctgattTCTAGCGGATCTAAATCGCTCGGCACTGCTGTCATTTCCCCACCCGCTgttcttacctttgcagactcagaaaaggcttcttaatctccCTTTTTCAGCGCTGCACGGTAGCAGCTGTGGTGCTCCTGCGAAGCGTATGTTTGAGATGCACccgaagcaaaccagtagcgaagccaagcggtagcagacttcagagcatttcacccctgtgtgaaacccacctctgctgcccatctcactgcagAGTTATGATTTTAATGAGTGTTTTAACAAACAGAcaaaccccccctttttttttttctaagcagaAATATCATTTGGGGGTGAAACGAGCCGAGAGAGAAACTTACCGTATAGACGCCTTCCACTTTCTAGAAAATCGGAGGAGAAAAAGGATTAAAATGCAGAGCAACAAGACGGAACCCCCGttcccccaaatccctcccctgtAACAGGAAGGATTGGAagcatataggtagttctcagacttacaacggttcatttagtgaccgttcaaaactaCAACGgcaccagaagaaaaaaaaaggagttatGGCCatgtttcaaagttacaacctttgcagcattccccgtggtcccgtgatcaaaattcagatgcttgggcgaccgattcatatttacgacggtcgcagtaccCCAGGGGTCAGGCCATCCCGTTTTGCgcccccttctgacaagcaaagtcaacggggtagCCACTGGGTTTTCTACTTAACTACTGCCGGGATTCACTTTgcacaactgtggcgagaaagtttgtaaaacggggcaaaactcgcttagcaaatgtctcacttagcaacgtaaatgttGCGCTCGATTatagtcgtaaatcaaggacaacctgtaaaaCAGTTGATGGACGTACCTCGTAGATGACAGAAGGGTCTGGATACTTGTTCTTCTTCCGATACTGGAACTGATtaaaaaggaggaataaagagatCGATAAATCTTGCGACCGATTGATTGAGCTgagaacaaaactcctcattggaGACAGGAAAAGCATCCGGCCCTTAAAACACACTGCTAGCTCTATTCATTTGCCCaggctccaccccgcaagggattatgggctcGTTAAATGAAGATGAATAAAGAGATTGataaataattacaaaaattCCATTGGCGTGCCTGGATTTCAGGATTGAGGCATCTTATTTTTGGGGTTCCCCAGACGCTCACCTTAAGTCGGCAGTAGAGAAGAGTGAGGATGATCCCGTAGAGGAACAAAATTCCATCCAAAATGTAGCATATCTTGGATTCTTGTAAAGCTTCTGCAAGCACAAATGGCCAGAGAAaatttgcaattaaaacaaacaaacaaacaaacaaacgacagTGTGACGtggttcatccatagccgtgtagttttgatggccaggttgtgatatttcgTGATTTCTTTTCCGGTTCTCTtccagttgttgtttttatttttattattattattattgttgttgttgttattattattgttgttgtaatAAACACTGTTGTAAATATTTTGATTACTATTTCCTAAAACTATTTGTATGAAGATCACCCACTGTTTAattgaaaatggaatttttatatgtTCTAAAATAGAAAACTTGacgggaaaataaaataaaataaaatctaatagGCACGGCAGTTGAGGAAAACGCGATgcggagggagaaggaaaaacgtgactttccaaaaaaaaacaacaaaaaaaaccccacttcctatattgttattaacagcagcttgcttgcaattactgcaggttcaagtcccaccaggcccaaggtcgactcagccttccatcctttataaggtaggtaaaatgaggacccagattgttgggggcaataagttgactttgtatataatatacaaatggatgaagactattgcttgacatagtgtaagctgccctgagtctttggagaagggtgggatataaatgcaaatttaaaaaaaaaaattgttgcacCAGGATTATTAATCTTTCGCCTCTAAAATCATTACAGGCCATAACGAAAGGATGTCCTTTTCATTGCTTTGCTCAGGACTGTTTTGCTTATATTCGACatggatttaattttattttttaagttagtTTCTTTTCTCCATCATCCTATCCGACTCATAGGAAGAGACGTTTGATGGGCTTGGTGTTTCGGATACGTTTGCAATACATTCGAAAGGCAGGAAAGATTGCGGCGGGCAGAAGTCACGGCATTTTACGGAAATTAAAAACCTTAAAAACAAAACTTACATCTTGCGTCTAGAAAAGATAAGGAGTTTTCCGTTGAACTTGTAAATCAGGAAGCATCTGCTTTCGTTTTAAGAtagggaaagatttttttttttgcagtaaccCTCCCACTCTGTTGATAAGAATTGACTAAATctttaattagaattagaattttttttattggccaagtgtgattggacacacaaggaatttgtcctcagtgcataagctctcagtgtacataaaagaaaagatacgttcatcaaggtacaacatttacaacacaattgatggtcaatatatcaatataaatcataaggattgccagcaacaagttatagtcatacagtcataagtggaaagagattggtaatgggaactatgaaacgattaatagtagtgcagattcagtaaatagtctgacagtgttgagggaattatttgtttagcagagtgatggccttcggggaaaaactgttcttgtgtctagttgttctggtgtgcagtgctctatagcgtcgttttgagggtaggagttgaaacagtttatgtccaggatgcgagggatctgcaaatattttcacggccctcttcttgattcgtgcagtatacaggtcctcaatggaaggcaggttggtagccattattttttctgcagttctaattatcctctgaagtctgtgtctttcttgttgggttgcagaaccgaaccagacagttatagaggtgcaaatgacagactcagtaattcctctgtagaattggatcagcagctccttgggcagtttgagcttactgagttggcgcagaaagaacattctttgctgtccttttttaatgatgtttttgatgttagctgtccatttgagatcttgcgatatgatagaacccagaaatttgaaggtttctactgttgatactgttgaaTCGAAAtatatatacaggcagtccttgactcctAACAGTTTActtactgttcaaagttataataacGCCGGAGGTGcttcatataatttaacaactggttcgcccagcactgaaaatgtgagcgcgcgTGGCCTTCTGCACATTGCTCGCACTTGTGGCTTGTATGCATATGCGCGCAGCTTAGAAAACGGGGCTAAATAGGAAGCCCACCCGCAGGTCACTActaccgaaccggctgaatctcgtCACtgaacgacactgaaaaaaaagtgactgacaaccatttttcacagttatgatcgTTGCAAGCTtcctgcaacaatcataaattgaGACGTTTGGccgctgactcgtatttatgacggtcgcagcgtccccgtGAGGGGGGGGGCGCGTCCCCCCCCCCGTGATCCTTTttcacgaccttctgacaagccaagtcaaatgggggaagccggattcatttaacagccgtgttactaatttaagaactgcgtcgattcactgaacaactgcggtaggaatggtcgtaaaatgagggGAAATCCAGTTCGCAAGCCGTCTCGCTTAGCGGTAGAAAGTTTGGGTTCAAACCGTgctcgtaagtcgaagactactctATAAAAACGAGATGGAGATGCAGTCTTTTATGACGACTATTTAAGAATGTCAAcctcaataaatatatttttttcttttctgtcgcTCAGCCTGGGTTGTATTTCTGCAATTCTCAGCTTGGAAACGAATTCAGTGAAAAAGGAATTTGATCCTTCTGGCAACCCCAGAGAATAAATAAGgggctgggatagctcaggccgttaagaagcctgttattagaacacagtagcctgcaattactgcaggttcaagcccggcccaaggttgactcagccttccatcctttataaggtaggtaaaatgaggacccggattgttgggggggcaataagttgactttgtaaaaaatatacaaatagaatgagactattgccttatacactgtaagccgccctgagtcttcggagaagggcggggtataaatgtaaacaaaaaaaaaaaaatcacaataaatcTTACAGACAGTCATTTaaccaccattcaaagttaacaatggcactgaaaactgGGATTTATgacagcggtgaaatccattttttttttactgccggttctgtgggcatggcttggtgggcgtggcagaggaaggatactgcaaaatccccattccctccctattcctgggggaaggatactgcaaaaaatctccattcccaccccactctggggccagccagaagtgggatttgccggttctctgacctgctcaaaatttccgctaccggttctctgacctgctcaaaatttccgctaccggttctctgtactactcaaaatttccgctaccggttctccgacctgctcaaaatttccgctaccggttctccaaaacctgtcagaacctgctggatttcacccctgacttatgACCGGACCTCGCTCTTAACGCCTGTTACAGATCCCTATTTCCAGAAGTTGAAAGTAATGCAATAAAAGCAAAATGAATAAATTCAGAGCAAATTGTCAATCCAGATGGTTCAAGGGAATCGAACCTCCTTCCCGATGCCTCTGAGAAAATTATATTTCCGCTTTAAAATACGGTTCTCGTTTCTTCTTAAAGGCTGCTCTGGGGAATCCGGTTATGGCGCAAttcgatttgggggggggggaacatttGCTTGCTGCTGAAAAATGAGATGAGTCAAGTTGCTCTCCGCTTGGCCTCTGTCCACGATTAGCAAAAACACACTAACGAAACCACAAAACTTGGGTTAATTTCTGACGCTGCGAAGTGTAAAAATAgtatatatagattttttttatttatttttttgagcaaagAAAATCAAGCCACCGAATGAGAATTAACCAGAGACCTGGAAGAATCTGTAAACAATCAAGATTCAATCCGTGTTCAGTCCACTGGTCTACGTGCCTTCATAATTCTACtgtaatgatgttttggggttcaccccccaaaaaatttggCAATGTTCAGAGCTGTGATTGTAGGATATAtaacaaatccatttttttttggcTCCCAAGGAGAACCAGCGCACAAAAGTTTGAAGCTTTTGATTAATAAAATCAtaaggtaatccttatgatttatttatttattttattattttatttttcatatttttataccgccctatctccctagggactcagggcggttcacaacccgataaaaacatacatataaatacaaataaaacatccattaaaaaacttattataattggtcgaataattaaaataattaaaataaaaataataataaaaataataaaatccccattaaaaccaatttgaatttaaaatctagtccagtcctgcgcaaataaatagatgtgtcttaagctcgcggtgaaattatattgatatattgaccatcgtttgtgttgtaaatgttgtaccttgatgaacgtatcttttcttttatgtacactgagagcatctgcaccaagacaaattccttgtgtgtccaatcacacttggccaataaacttctattctattctattctattctattctaaaaaattaaacaattaatttAATCATATCCAACTAAATTATTAGTTAATAACATTCAGTGAAACGATTCGTCATCGATCAATGAAGTTATCAACAATATTCAGTGTGAAATTATAATCAATAACAATGAAATTATCAACCAATAAAGCAAATCGATTCATAATCCCTTAACCTATCAATAACAAATGATTAATTAATGATTAAACAAGCTGTTAATAATAAAACGTTACTTAATAATTAACTAAACTGCTACTTAATTATAAGTaaacttattaaataaatcaTTACTTAATAATAATTGACTGAATTACAGATCATCATTGATTTTGAATTAATTGaattatctttttaattttatccaaaTGTATTTCTTGTATACAAAAAAAGATtgcattcctttttcttttcttttttggcctCCTCTCTCACCCCGACTTTTCAgaagttatatttatttttgttttgggaaTTGCTACCCTTCTCTCTTTTGATTAATCGTGATTAATCAAACTTTTTGATTAATTACACCGGATGCATCTTAGCTCAGTAACTGGGAGTAACCCAGTTACTGAGCTAAGAGTAACTGGGAGTAACCGCAGACACTGCAGGGTTTTCCTTtcaacttccttttttaaaaatcctcttctttttcttttgtaaccCATTTCCCCTTTAAAAAGTGATGAGGGTGGCAGATGTTTTTCCTCCACATCTGCATCAGTGAAGCCCAGTTTCTTTCAGTTTCGTTTAACCCAAGCTGTTAGTTGCTAGAAACTCA comes from Ahaetulla prasina isolate Xishuangbanna chromosome 17, ASM2864084v1, whole genome shotgun sequence and encodes:
- the FCER1G gene encoding high affinity immunoglobulin epsilon receptor subunit gamma isoform X2: MNLSLVAVLVFLVVDGAEALQESKICYILDGILFLYGIILTLLYCRLKFQYRKKNKYPDPSVIYEKVEGVYTMLVSLQRDREVILSSTFLSHPLVFVLLAGSGG
- the FCER1G gene encoding high affinity immunoglobulin epsilon receptor subunit gamma isoform X1, with the translated sequence MNLSLVAVLVFLVVDGAEALQESKICYILDGILFLYGIILTLLYCRLKFQYRKKNKYPDPSVIYEKVEGVYTGLEVEEVQPYSTLEASKKPPEGLPPRKAPSEE